TTGCGAGAGTATGGAGAAAAGGCGGTGACAATCAAGTCACCCATTCCTGCCAGACCGGAGAAGGTCAAAGGGTTGGCATTGAGTGCCAGACCAAGACGGGTGATTTCTGCCAGACCACGGGTCAAAAGCGCGGCTTTGGCATTAATGCCCAGACCCAATCCATCAATGATGCCCGCCGCGATGGCAATGACATTTTTGAAGGCGGCAGCAATTTCAACACCGACAACATCGGTGTGATAGTAAATCCGCAGGTTGGAAGTGGTGAAAAGGTCGCGAACAAATTGTGCAGCATCCTCATTTTCTGACACGGCGACAAGGGAGGTCGGGTCTCCCTGAACAACATCGTAGGGAATCGCAGGTCCGGCAAGGACAACTACCGGCAAGGAGGGAATGGTTGATTGAAGTGCAACCGAAAGCCGGCGTCGCGTTGTTGGTTCGATACCTTTGCTTACCGAAACCAGAGTCCGCGTTGTCTTTGGTATCAAGGGGTGAATTGTTTTCGCTGCTTCAATTAGAGTTGCTGAAGGTGTGGCAAAAACTAATACCGTAGCCTCGTTTATTACCAGTTCAAGATTTGTTGAAAGTTTGATTGCATCGGGCAAAAGTACATTTTCCGGCAGGTCAGGATGGCGGTGGGTGGTTTTGAGCTGTTCGATGTTGCGGGCGTTCACATCGTAAAGGGCGACTTCGATTTTCTTTGCAAACAGTTTTATTGCTAAGGCGAGTGCCCAGCGGCCAGCGCCGATAAAAGCGACTTTCATATTTCCTCTTTCCTGAAAAGTTTTCGCCACAGTCCAAATTGGGGTTCGGTTTTGTTGATTAAGCGCCGGATGTTGGGGATATGGCGAATGAAGATGATAAGACCGGTGCCGAGGGCAAAGAGCAAAAGGGGAAGATTCGAGCAATAGCAAAGTCCGGTTACAACCGGGAAAAGCAAGGCAAAGGAAAGCGAAGCGAGGGAAACATAACCGAAAATAATTAGGATTAACAGATAAACCACCAAAGCGATAAGCAGACTACGGGGGCAGAGAAAAGCGGCAACCCCGATTGTGGTGGCAACGCCTTTACCGCCGTTAAATCCGAGCCAGGGGGTGAAGATGTGGCCGGCAATGGCGCCTAATCCAACGAGTACCGGTGTTAATCCAATGTTGTGGGCAAACATTGTGGGCAATAAACCTTTGGCGATGTCAAGAATCAGGACCGGTATCGCCCAGCCGATACCAAGGGTACGCTGGACATTGGTAAACCCGATGTTACCTGACCCCTTTTTTCTAATATCAATGCCGGCAAGTTTGCCGGCGAGAAAACCAAAAGGAATTGAGCCGGGCAAAAAACCAAAAAGGAGTGAAAATAGCCCATTTCCGAGGCTCATATTCAATAGCGTAACTCTGGTCTGATAGCGGAGTTTTCAGGCTTGTACCTTATGGTCATAGGTAATATATACATTTTTCAAAACATTAAGTCAATAATGAGCGGTTATAGCCGGTTGGATAGCATCATTACAGGCGACAAATCGTCCTGTTTGTGGTTGTTTGAGACCGTTGCGAATGATAATTGCGAATATCGGGTTCTTAGTCTTTCTAAATAAAATCGGCATACTATATTTAGAGCCTGTAATACGAAGATGTTAACGATTTGGTTAACATATTAATAAATTGTGAGTTACACGCTAGCAGTGGAATGTTATACGGTCCAGTGGGTCGTTCCGGAGGTGGTTTCAGTTGTCCCTTTGTCTTTAAAAGTAATTTCAGGTTCAGTTGCAGAACTGTAATTGAATTCACTCGTGTCTTACATTTCAGACGGTTCTGTTATGGTGACCAAAATGTCGATAGTGCTAACTTAACCTGATTCGCCTTGGATTTTGCCCGCGACTGTTTGTTTGAAATTCATCGGGAAAGTCTGGGGTATGTTATTAATAGATAGCAACCGAGATGGAAGGATTGATAAGATTTGACATTACGAGAATAAGTGCATATCTTATCTGAGGTGATATGTGCGAGCACATCGTTTATTACACCGAGCGGTGAGTAGTGAATGGATATAAAGGGCTATAATGAGTTATGATTGACGAGAATCTTCCCGAAGGTCCAGGAAAACTGGAGTTCAAGCCGGATGAGAAGCGTCTGGCAAAACTCGCCCGGTTCCGTCGGTTTGCGCTTTTACTTACGATTGTTTTGCTGGGTGGTGCTTTGTTGCTCACACTTACAATTCAGCCGAGGTGGATGATGGTTGGGGTTGGTATCAAACCGGAGACGGTAGCAACTGGCAATGTGCCGCAGGATGCGGAAACATTTGGAGCCCGCGCACCGAGCGTGCCGGTAATATCTCCAGCCGAGCGGCAAAAGAGTACGATAATAGCAACGGCGCAGTTGATTGACTCAAGCGCCAGAACTGCGGTTGTTCTGTGGCAAAGGGCAGAGATGCTGGTGCTGGAGGGTGTGCTGGAGCGGGATGGTGCTGAGGAGGTTTTAAGGCGGGTCGGAATGGCGCGGGTCGTTAATGACAGTGCCCGTAAGCTTTTAAGTGAGGCAAAAGCCGGGCTGGAGCGAATGAAGAGTATGACGAACTTTGTGTCGGTAAAGGGTTTAAGATGGAGTGCATTTTTGACTGCGGGCAGAGATTTTCTGGCGTTGCTGGAGGATGAGTCCAATGACCGGCTTGCCTGGCTTGATGCCTATGAGAGTTCGGTACGAGCGTTTGCCAGCGGTGATAAAGCGGATTTTGAAATCAAGGGTAATGTTGCGGGCGGATATCTTCGGAAGTGTGAGGTACGAAGGCGGAAATTAAGCCGTGCCAGCGCCCGTTTCACCGAGAGCCGCGTCGCGCTGGAAAGCAGTCTGTAAGTTTTAGGCCAATTTTAAACTGGATTTCCCGATAAATTTTTGGTATAATATTTCGATTCATGGGAAGGCAGGGTTCAGAAGGTGTCGAAAGTTTGCCCGCGGTTAGTGCTCCGGAGCGGGCGTTGCCACTGGAATATCGCTATCGTACCAGTTTTGCGGGCAGCCTCTTTGCCGGTGTGACAATTTTAATTGGTATTGCGGTGCTGGGCGGCGGAAGATTCAGTATTTTCTTGATTGTGTTGAGTATTGTTCTATGCGTTTACGGATTGGTGGTTTTCAGTGCCGACCCCGATGGTTTCTGGCATTCGGTGGGTAAGAGGTTGATTATCAGTGACGAGTGTCTCGAAGAGGTGGATGAGGAGTGGCGGGTTCGCTGGGTGATTTTGCCCGGTGAGGTTAAGAGTGTGAAGAAGCATCTGGGTAGACCGGTGTTACCATTTGGAATTAATCAAAACTGGCGGGTAGAGGTCTGGGAAATATTCCTAAAGGATGGTAAGCGGGTTAAAATTCCGGTGTGGCTTCTGCCCGAAGGCGGGAGAAATTTCAAGCAGCGGTTCGAAACTTTTCTTAAATTTAGTACCGAGCGGTTAAAAAAGGATGGTTCGGTGGTTGGTTGACAAAGGGGGTATTTTAGTTATGATTTGAATGTGTTTGACTACAGCAAAGTCCCAATTGAGTCGAATGATAAGAAGATACTTTTAGTGGTGCTGGATGGTCTTGGTGGTCTGCCCAAGCATGACAAGACCGAACTGGAAGCAGCATGGGTACCAAATCTCGACCGGCTGGCGGTGACTGCCAGTCTCGGCCTTCTGGTGCCGATAGCGCGTGGAGTGACTCCCGGTTCTGGTGCCGCCCATCTGGCGATTTTCGGCTACAATCCTGAACAGTATCAGGTAGGACGAGGGGTACTTGAGGCGTTGGGAAGTGGTTTAACACCGAATCCGACCGATTTGTGTTGCCGGGCAAATTTTGCCACCATCGATAAAAATGGGGTGATTACCGACCGAAGGGCAAAAAGGGCAGGAGAGCGGATGAGCGATGTCGAAGGGGCGGAATTGTGTGCCCTTTTGCAGGATGCGATACCGAAAATTGACGATGTGAAGGTGACGATAAAAGCGGGTAAAGGGCATAGATTTGTCGTCGTGTTTTCTGGACCGGGTTTGAAGGATGGGCTAACAGATTCTGACCCGGGTAAGGATGGGAAAAGCCCGTTAGCGGTAAAGCCCTTTGTGCCGGATGCGGAGAAGGCGGCGGTAATTGCCAACCGGTTTATTGAGATGAGTGGTGCCGTGCTCAAAAATCGGGAACGGGCGAACTGGGTTTTACTGCGCGGACTTTCCCTGCCGCCGAATTTGCCACCATTTCCCGAACGGTATAAGCTGCGCGCAGCAGCGGTTGCCGCTTACCCGATGTACAAAGGTCTGGCACGGCTCTTGGGGATGGAGGTGCTGGAATGTGGCGGGACCTGGGAGGAGGAAGTGGCAGCGGTGGCAAAACATCGTGATGAGTTTGACTTTTTCTATCTTCATTTTAAGGAGTTTGACCAGGCGGGCGAGGATGGGGATTTTGAGAAGAAGGTTGAGCTTTTGGAACGGTTTGACGAACAGATTGTTCCCCGTATTGTAGAGCTGAATTTTGATGTTTTGTGTATTACCGGTGACCATTCAACACCGGCAATTTTAGGTGCCCATTCGTGGCATGCGGTGCCGATAATGCTTCACTCCCGCTATTGTCGGATTCATTCACTGGTTGAAGAGTTTGGCGAGCGAGCCTGTATGCGTGGTTCGCTTGGTGTTGTTTATGGACGGGAGTTGATGCCCTTGCTCCTTGCCCATGCCTTGCGCTATGGAAAGTTCGGGGCGTAGGTGAGCCGTCGCTGGGCAATTTTTTCGCTCTGGGATAAAACCGGGGCGGAACAACTGGCGCAGGTGTTAGCCGATTGTGGTTACGGTATTCTCGCCACCTCAAAGACCGCGGCAATTTTAAAACAGTCCGGGATAACGGTTACCGATGTGGCAAATTGGACCGGTGCTCCGGAGATTTTAGGGGGCAGGGTAAAGACGATTCATCCGAAAATTGCCGCCGGGATTCTATCTTATCGTGATGATAGCAGTATTGAGCCGATTGATTTTGTGGTCTGTAATCTTTACCCATTTGCCCAGGGTCTCAAAGAAAAGCGCGGTCTAAAAGAGATGGTAGAACTGATTGACATTGGCGGGGTAACACTTTTGCGGGCAGCAGCCAAGAACTGGTTTTTCGTTACCCCGGTGCCAAAGCCGGACTATTACCCGCTGGTTATTGAGCAGTTGACACGGTACGGTCAGGTGTCGGAAAGTTTGCGCCGGGAACTGGCACAGAAGACATTTGAACTGACGGGAAATTACGATATGATGATTTCCCGGTATCTTGCGGATATTGTTGACAGATAGTTATTAATTTGTGTATAATTATCGTTGTTTTATAAAGTAACAAAAAGATATCAGCAAACTTTATTATCAGGAGGATAAGTGGCTCGTATTGTTGGTGTTGATTTACCGGACCGTAAGAAAGTACTGTATGCCCTGCCGGCGATATACGGCATCGGGCTGGCTTCGGCGCAGAAGATTTTAGCTGCGACCGGCATCGACCCGAACAAACGGGTTGGTGATTTGACGGACGAAGAACTGGCAGCGCTCCGGAAGGAGATTGAAAGTGGGTACAAAGTGGAAGGTGAACTGCGAGCTGAGGTTGCGGCGAACATCAAGCGTTATATCGAAATCGGTTGCTATCGGGGGTTGCGTCATCGGGCGCGGCTTCCGGTACGCGGCCAAAGGACACGGACGAACGCTCGAACCAGAAAAGGTCCCCGTAAGACCTCCGGGGTGCTTAAAGTGAAGGCGACCGCTGGAACCGCGGCGAAAAAGGAGTAGCCTATGGCAAAAAAGAGTTCGAGAAAACGAGCCTCACCAGTATGTGTTGCTTACATTACGACCACTTTCAATAATACTATTGTGACGATTGCGGAATCAAACGGTGCGGTGCTTTGCTGGTCTTCCGCCGGTAGAGTGGGATTCAAGGGTGCCAAGAAAGGGACGCCTTATGCTGCGGGTCAGGCGGCAGAGAGTGCAGGCAAAGAGGCAGTGGCGCTGGGTGTGAAAAAGGTCGAGGTGCGAATAAGTGGTCCTGGTCCGGGGCGAGAGGCAGCGATACGCTCTTTACAGAATGCTGGTCTTGACATCATTTCAATCCGGGATATTACTCCCATTCCTCACAACGGCTGTCGGCCTCCAAAGCAACGGCGGGTTTAGGGTGTTGTTGACAGTAAGATTGCTGATTCTATAATCACAGGTGAAATATGGCAAGAGATATAGGAACAAAATGTAAAAGATGTCGCCGGGCACGGGAGAAGCTATTCCTGCGCGGCAATAAGTGTCTGTCCGATAAATGTGTGCTGATGAAACGCGGCGAGGAGGCGGCAGCGCCGGTGCGCCGGCGCGTTTCCGCTTATGCGATTCAGTTGCGGGAGAAGCAAAAACTGCGGATGCTTTACGGAATTCTGGAAACCCAGTTTCGCAACTACTTTGTTCGAGCGGCAAAGAGTCCGAATACAGCAGCGGCACTGTTAATTCTACTGGAACGAAGGCTGGACAATGTTGTCTATCGGTTGGGGTTTGCCGATTCACGTGCTCAGGCAAGGCAACTGGTGCGTCATGGTCATATTACGGTTGATGGTAAAAAAGTAGATATACCTTCATATCAGGTAAAAGCCGGCCAGGTTATTGCGGTGGCAACGGAACGGGGAAAGAAGCTGGTAAGTGCAATTATCGCTAATAAAGAACCAACCGTTGTCCCCTGGTTAAGTGTTAACCAGCAGCAATTAACCGGTCAGGTGCTCAGATTGCCTGAATATGAGGATGTTAAGGATGTTCCCTGTAATATGCAGTTAATCGTGGAGTTTTATTCAAAATGAAGCTGAAACCTTTTGTAATGCCCGAGAAATTTGAAATAGAAGCCGATACGGCAACTGACAGTTATGCCAAATTTATCATTGCACCGCTGGAACGCGGGTGGGGAGTTACCGTTGGCAATGCGCTGCGCCGGGCACTGCTTTCTTCGGTTCAAGGAGCGGCGGTGGTTGAGGTTCGTATCGACGGTGTAACCCACGAGTTCACAACGATTGATGATGTCGTGGAGGATGTACCGGAGATAATACTGAATATCAAGAAAATTCGGTTCCGCCTGTGGTCGGAAACGCCTCGCGCCTGCTATCTGCACGCCAAAGGCAAACGGGCATTTTTTGCTCGTGACCTGACGGTGCCGCCGGAGGTGGTGATTGCCAACCCGGACCAGAAGATTTTGACCATTTCTGATAGCAAAAGAGCGGTGAACATCGAGATGATTGTTGAGAATGGCCGAGGTTATGTGCGGGCTGAGCGGCTGAAGAAGGACCGCTCCGTACCAGAAGGGACGATTTTCCTCGACGCGTTCTTTTCTCCGGTGAAAAAGGTAAACTACTGGGTCGAGAATATGCGGGTGCTGGACCGGACCGATTTTGAGCGAGTAATGCTGGAGGTGTGGACCGATGGTACGGTGAAACCGGAAGAGGCATTGATTCAGTCGGCGACGATTTTGAAGAATCATATGGGCGCTCTGGTGCCGATGGAGAAGGAACCGGAGTTTATTGAAGAAGAGCGGGTGTATCGCGACCGGGACCGGCTTGCCGAATTGCTGGCGATGGACATCGATGAACTCGAGTTGTCAAACCGGGCGCTTAACTGTTTGAAGAAGGGGCGTTCCAAGCGAACCGGGGAACGGATTTCAATCCGGACGATTGCTGACCTGGTGCAGTATACCGAAAAGGAGATGCTGGATATTGAGAACTTCGGCCGAAAGTCACTGGAAGAGTTGAAAAAGGTTCTCGAAGATATGGGACTAACCCTGGGTATGGACATTTCGGGGATACCGATTGGTAAGGGAGCCGAAGTTGAAAACGAAGAGGAAGAGGCGGAAGAAGAGAAGGAGGAGTAAGCGTGCGGCACGGTGATAAGGTCAAAAAATTAGGACGGAAAAGTGCCCATCGAATTGCGTTAATGCGCAATCTTGTTTCGGCGCTGATAAGGTATGAGCGGATTCGAACTACGGTAGCAAAGGCGAAAGAGGCAAGGCGATTTGCGGAACGAATGGTGAGCCTGGCGTGCACTGGTACACTGGCGGCACGCCGCGAGGTTGCTAAGTTTATCAACGACAAGGCGCTGGTTAAAAAACTGTTTACCGAGATTGCACCGCGTCTTGCCGACCGGTCCGGTGGTTATACAAGGATATATCGGTTGGGTAATCGACCAGGCGATTCCGCCGAGATGGCTTATCTCGAATTTGTCGTGCGCGGGGAAAAAGAAAAGCCCGAGGAGATTAAAGGGAAGGGTAAGAGTAAGGCGAAAAAATCAGCAACCAAAAAGGCAACTAAAGACAAGGAAACCGGATAAATCTGTGAATCGCATCCGGAAATTTATCAAATCGAAAATTCAGGGATTACGTATTACCGGCAAGGAGCTTTATTATGAGGGTAGTTTAGAACTGGACCTCAGATTGCTCCAAGCCGCTGATATTTTACCCGGCGAGATGGTACAGGTTGTCAATGTGAATAACGGTGAGCGGTTTGAGACCTACGCAATTGCCGGCAGGGCTGGTTCGGGGCGATGTGTGCTGAAAGGGGCGGCGGCGCGATTAGGCGAAATCGGCGATGAAATAATCGTAATGAGTATGACTTATCTGGACGAATCGGAGTGGGAAAAGTACAATATGATTAAGGTCCGGGTTGATG
The nucleotide sequence above comes from candidate division WOR-3 bacterium. Encoded proteins:
- a CDS encoding aspartate 1-decarboxylase codes for the protein MRKFIKSKIQGLRITGKELYYEGSLELDLRLLQAADILPGEMVQVVNVNNGERFETYAIAGRAGSGRCVLKGAAARLGEIGDEIIVMSMTYLDESEWEKYNMIKVRVDAQNRILAEK
- a CDS encoding DNA-directed RNA polymerase subunit alpha, with translation MKLKPFVMPEKFEIEADTATDSYAKFIIAPLERGWGVTVGNALRRALLSSVQGAAVVEVRIDGVTHEFTTIDDVVEDVPEIILNIKKIRFRLWSETPRACYLHAKGKRAFFARDLTVPPEVVIANPDQKILTISDSKRAVNIEMIVENGRGYVRAERLKKDRSVPEGTIFLDAFFSPVKKVNYWVENMRVLDRTDFERVMLEVWTDGTVKPEEALIQSATILKNHMGALVPMEKEPEFIEEERVYRDRDRLAELLAMDIDELELSNRALNCLKKGRSKRTGERISIRTIADLVQYTEKEMLDIENFGRKSLEELKKVLEDMGLTLGMDISGIPIGKGAEVENEEEEAEEEKEE
- the rplQ gene encoding 50S ribosomal protein L17, with amino-acid sequence MRNLVSALIRYERIRTTVAKAKEARRFAERMVSLACTGTLAARREVAKFINDKALVKKLFTEIAPRLADRSGGYTRIYRLGNRPGDSAEMAYLEFVVRGEKEKPEEIKGKGKSKAKKSATKKATKDKETG
- the plsY gene encoding glycerol-3-phosphate 1-O-acyltransferase PlsY, coding for MSLGNGLFSLLFGFLPGSIPFGFLAGKLAGIDIRKKGSGNIGFTNVQRTLGIGWAIPVLILDIAKGLLPTMFAHNIGLTPVLVGLGAIAGHIFTPWLGFNGGKGVATTIGVAAFLCPRSLLIALVVYLLILIIFGYVSLASLSFALLFPVVTGLCYCSNLPLLLFALGTGLIIFIRHIPNIRRLINKTEPQFGLWRKLFRKEEI
- a CDS encoding IMP cyclohydrolase; amino-acid sequence: MSRRWAIFSLWDKTGAEQLAQVLADCGYGILATSKTAAILKQSGITVTDVANWTGAPEILGGRVKTIHPKIAAGILSYRDDSSIEPIDFVVCNLYPFAQGLKEKRGLKEMVELIDIGGVTLLRAAAKNWFFVTPVPKPDYYPLVIEQLTRYGQVSESLRRELAQKTFELTGNYDMMISRYLADIVDR
- a CDS encoding 2,3-bisphosphoglycerate-independent phosphoglycerate mutase, which codes for MNVFDYSKVPIESNDKKILLVVLDGLGGLPKHDKTELEAAWVPNLDRLAVTASLGLLVPIARGVTPGSGAAHLAIFGYNPEQYQVGRGVLEALGSGLTPNPTDLCCRANFATIDKNGVITDRRAKRAGERMSDVEGAELCALLQDAIPKIDDVKVTIKAGKGHRFVVVFSGPGLKDGLTDSDPGKDGKSPLAVKPFVPDAEKAAVIANRFIEMSGAVLKNRERANWVLLRGLSLPPNLPPFPERYKLRAAAVAAYPMYKGLARLLGMEVLECGGTWEEEVAAVAKHRDEFDFFYLHFKEFDQAGEDGDFEKKVELLERFDEQIVPRIVELNFDVLCITGDHSTPAILGAHSWHAVPIMLHSRYCRIHSLVEEFGERACMRGSLGVVYGRELMPLLLAHALRYGKFGA
- the rpsM gene encoding 30S ribosomal protein S13 gives rise to the protein MARIVGVDLPDRKKVLYALPAIYGIGLASAQKILAATGIDPNKRVGDLTDEELAALRKEIESGYKVEGELRAEVAANIKRYIEIGCYRGLRHRARLPVRGQRTRTNARTRKGPRKTSGVLKVKATAGTAAKKE
- the rpsD gene encoding 30S ribosomal protein S4, encoding MARDIGTKCKRCRRAREKLFLRGNKCLSDKCVLMKRGEEAAAPVRRRVSAYAIQLREKQKLRMLYGILETQFRNYFVRAAKSPNTAAALLILLERRLDNVVYRLGFADSRAQARQLVRHGHITVDGKKVDIPSYQVKAGQVIAVATERGKKLVSAIIANKEPTVVPWLSVNQQQLTGQVLRLPEYEDVKDVPCNMQLIVEFYSK
- the rpsK gene encoding 30S ribosomal protein S11, encoding MAKKSSRKRASPVCVAYITTTFNNTIVTIAESNGAVLCWSSAGRVGFKGAKKGTPYAAGQAAESAGKEAVALGVKKVEVRISGPGPGREAAIRSLQNAGLDIISIRDITPIPHNGCRPPKQRRV
- a CDS encoding NAD(P)-dependent glycerol-3-phosphate dehydrogenase, yielding MKVAFIGAGRWALALAIKLFAKKIEVALYDVNARNIEQLKTTHRHPDLPENVLLPDAIKLSTNLELVINEATVLVFATPSATLIEAAKTIHPLIPKTTRTLVSVSKGIEPTTRRRLSVALQSTIPSLPVVVLAGPAIPYDVVQGDPTSLVAVSENEDAAQFVRDLFTTSNLRIYYHTDVVGVEIAAAFKNVIAIAAGIIDGLGLGINAKAALLTRGLAEITRLGLALNANPLTFSGLAGMGDLIVTAFSPYSRNHQLGLLVGKGKDARTAQAELTGVAEGAVTALTGRELAHQMRVEMPITEEVYRILYQGTQPLESIERLLSRPLKKEFY